A genomic stretch from Pristiophorus japonicus isolate sPriJap1 chromosome 6, sPriJap1.hap1, whole genome shotgun sequence includes:
- the pou4f4 gene encoding brain-specific homeobox/POU domain protein 3-like: MMSMNSKQPFGMHPILHEPKYTTLHSSTEALRRACLPTPPLQGNIFAGFDETLLSRAEALAAVDIVSQKNHPFKPDVTYHTMSSVSCTPTSSSVHLPHPSVLTSHPHHHHHHHHHQSAQGLEGDLLDHLNSGLSLSGMAGPEVGSTPSHPHAHMPGMNHMSHHPHHHQPMNISHSHALSAHIGLGGNEGEADPRELESFAERFKQRRIKLGVTQADVGSALANLKIPGVGCLSQSTICRFESLTLSHNNMIALKPILEAWLDEAERAQREKMTKPELFNGGDRKRKRTSIAAPEKRSLEAYFAVQPRPSSEKIAAIAEKLDLKKNVVRVWFCNQRQKQKRMKFSATH, from the exons ATGATGTCCATGAACAGCAAGCAGCCGTTCGGCATGCACCCCATCCTGCACGAGCCCAAATACACAACTCTGCACTCGAGCACCGAGGCCCTGAGGAGAGCCTGCCTGCCCACTCCTCCG TTGCAAGGCAATATTTTTGCTGGATTTGACGAAACTTTACTGAGCCGAGCCGAAGCCCTGGCAGCCGTGGATATTGTATCGCAGAAAAACCACCCCTTCAAGCCAGATGTCACCTACCATACCATGAGCAGCGTGTCCTGCACTCCTACCTCCTCTTCTGTACATCTACCCCACCCGTCGGTCCTGACCTCCCAtccccatcaccaccaccaccaccaccaccatcagtcAGCCCAAGGCCTGGAAGGAGACCTCCTGGACCACCTGAACTCTGGCCTTTCCCTGAGTGGGATGGCAGGACCCGAGGTAGGATCCACACCATCACATCCCCATGCACACATGCCTGGGATGAACCACATGTCACATCACCCTCATCACCATCAGCCTATGAACATTTCTCATTCCCACGCTCTGTCAGCCCACATCGGCCTGGGCGGCAATGAGGGGGAAGCAGATCCCAGGGAGCTCGAGTCCTTCGCAGAGAGATTCAAGCAGAGAAGGATCAAACTTGGAGTGACACAGGCCGATGTTGGGTCAGCCTTGGCCAACCTGAAGATCCCAGGTGTGGGCTGTTTAAGTCAAAGCACAATCTGCAGGTTTGAATCCTTGACACTCTCACACAATAACATGATTGCGCTCAAGCCCATCCTGGAGGCCTGGCTGGACGAAGCCGAGAGGGCTCAGAGGGAGAAAATGACCAAACCCGAGCTCTTCAATGGAGGGGACAGGAAGCGCAAACGTACCTCCATCGCAGCGCCGGAAAAACGATCCTTAGAAGCGTATTTCGCCGTCCAGCCTCGTCCATCCTCCGAGAAGATCGCAGCAATCGCAGAGAAATTGGACCTGAAAAAGAATGTGGTGAGAGTGTGGTTTTGCAATCAGAGACAGAAACAAAAACGAATGAAATTTTCCGCCACACATTAA